CCGAGAAGCTCCTGCACCTGGTCTCGGACCTGCTGACCGCCGCGGCCGGCTCCGCCAATGTCCAGCAGGAAGTCACGGACCTCAGCGAACTGGTCCGCTCCGGCATCACCTCCGCCGCTCCGCGTGCCGAAATCAACGCGGTGACCATCGTTGCCGAGGTTCCCGAGACGCTGCCGGCCATGGTCGACCCCAAGCGCATTTCCCAGGTGCTGGACAACCTGCTCTCCAACGCGGTGAAATACTCGCCCGACGGCGGCCGGGTGACGGTCAGCGCCTGGCGCACCGAAACCGGCGCCACCGTCCTTCGGGTAGCGGACTCCGGCATCGGCATGACCGAGGCCGAGCAGGCAGAGGTCTTTACCAAGTTCTTCCGCTCCGGCACCGCACGCCGGGCGCAGATCCCCGGCGTCGGGCTGGGGCTGGTGATCACCAAGCGCATTGTGGAAGAGCACGGGGGCACCATCGCCATGGAAAGCGAGGCCGGCAAGGGCACTGTCTTTACAGTCACACTGCCCTGATCCGGCTTGCATCGGCACGGATTTTGAGGCCAAATGCACTTTGTGCCATCATCCGAAAGGTAAAAGTCCCTCCCCGCGTGTGCGCACCGGCAAGGGCAGGAAGCTGCGTCCCGCAGCAATGCGGTGAATGGATTTTTCGGTAATGGCAGAAACCAGCAAGGTGCGCGCAATCGTTCGCCGTCTGGGCTCGTTTTCAGCAGTGGGCGCCGTCGCCTTCGTGGTTGACGTAGGCCTGTTCAATATTCTCTCTGCCACCCTCGTGCCGGACAGCCCCATCGCGGCCAAGACCATTTCAGTATTGGCGGCCACCACCGTTTCATGGCTGGGCAGCCGCTACGTGACCTTCCGGAAGCTGCGCACCCGGAGCATCCGCAGTGAAACGCTGCTTTTTGCCCTGACCAATCTGGTGGGGCTGCTTATTTCCACCGGCTGCCTGTTCATCTCCCACTACGTGCTGGATTTCCGCAGCACCTTTGCAGACAACATTTCCGGCAACGTGGTGGGCATCGCCCTGGGCAATATCTTCCGCTACTTCGCGTACCGGTATGTGGTGTTCAACGGTCCCAGCGACCGCGCGGGGCAAACGGAACCGGAAAACACCCGCTCGGCCTAGCTGCTCCCTGCCACCCCACCAAAGTTTCTACGCCGGCGCATTTCGCGTCGGCGTTATTCGTTGTCCTGCCTGGATTGTGCAGTGATGTGAAGCAGCTCACTTTTTCGGATTGACAACCGTTGACATTATTGGCGACAATTTGGGCACCAACCGCTCATCAGGCAAGGGAGCCTTATGTCCGACCATCACCAGCCCTCAGCCCGCGCACGGGACCTAGTCCGGGACGCATATGACGTCCACGTGCACATTGCGCCGGACGTTATGCGCCGCCGAATTGACGACATTGATCTAGCCGCCCGTTTCGCGGAGCTCGGCATGGCCGGATTTGTGCTGAAGTCCCACTACACGCCCACCGCAGAGCGCGCCGCCGTCGTCCGCAAGGTCCACCCGGGCGTGGATGTCCTCGGAGCCATCACCCTCAATGCCTCGGTGGGGGGTCTGAACCCTATCGCCGTGGAGATTGCCGCCCGCGGCGGAGCCCAGTTTGTCTGGCTGCCCACCGTGGACAGCTCAAACCAGCGGTCCTGCCTCTCCGAAGAGCCCGAAGGCGCCACCCCGCCCATGTGGGCCCAGCTGCAGGAGGACCTGCGCGCCGCCGGAATGGCTGCACCCGCCGTGGAGGTGGAATCCGGCGGCGGGCTGGTCCCGGAGGCCCGCCAGGTCCTGGAGCTGATCGCAAAACATGACATGACGCTTGCCACCGGCCACCTGCACGCCGACGAATCCGGCAGCCTGATTCCGGCGGCCGTGGAGTTGGGCGTGCGCCGGATGGTGATCACGCACCCGGAGTTCACCTCCCAGCGCATGTTGCTGGATCAGCAGCGGGAGCTGGCCGAGCAGGGTGCGCTGCTGGAGCGGTGCCTCACCACTCCCCTCACCGGCAAGGTGTCCTGGGACCTCTGGTTCTCCAACATCCGCCATGCCGGCCCGGAAAACTCGGTCATCAGCAGCGACCTCGGCCAGCCCTTCAACCCTCCTGTGGAGGACGGGCTGGCCATCGCCGCGGACCTGCTGCTGGCGCAGGATTTCACGGAGGAAGAGGTCCGGCTGATGACTGTGCATAACAGCCGCTGGCTGGCCGGCGCGGACCCGCTGCCGGATGCCCCGTCCCACCACCGGGGCAAGGTGCAGGCCGCATGAGCTCCCTGCTGGAAATTTCCGGGCTCAGCAAGCAGTTTGAGCGCGATGACACCGCCACCGTTGCCCTGCGGGACTTTGACCTCTCCATCGAGGAAGGCACATTCGTCAGCATCCTCGGCCGCAGCGGGTGCGGGAAATCCACCATGCTGAACCTGCTCTCCGGGCTTACCCGGCCCAGTTCGGGAACCGTCCACTACCAGGGCTCGGTGCTGAACGGCCCCAACGTGGACATCGGCTACCTGACCCAGTCGGACACGCTTATGCCGTGGCGCGACGTCGTCCGCAATGTCGAAATGCCGCTGGAAATCCGCGGCGAATCCAAGGAGAAGCGCCGGGAGGTGGCGCAGTCACTTATAGCCAAGGTCGGATTGACCGGATTCGAGAACCACTATCCCCGGGAGCTCTCCGGGGGAATGCGGCGCCGGGCCAGCCTGGCCCGGATGCTGGCAGGGGCGCCGAAGACCCTCCTGATGGACGAGCCTTTCGGAGCGCTGGATGCACAGCTGCGCAACGAACTCCAGGAGGAACTGCTCCGGTTGTGGCAGGGCTCCGGGCAGACGGTGGTTTTTGTCACCCATGACATCGAGGAGGCCCTCCTCCTCGGCGACCGCGTGGTGGTCCTGGGCCAGCTCGGCCGGATCCTGCTGGATGAGCCGATCAATATCCCGCGTCCCCGCTCGGTGGATGAAACCCGGATCGACCCCACATTCGTGGCGCTGCATAAGAAGCTTGCCGCCGCCCTCAAGGAAGGATCCACGGCATGAGCGCTGCATCCGCTGCCGAGCCGGCGCTGCCGGCGGCAACCGCACCGGGAACGGGCCGGGTACCGCCGCTGGCGGCCGGGTCCGGTCCGGTCAAGGAAGACCTGAACCGCACCTGGTGGGACAAGTTTGGCCACTCAACCATCGTCTGGGGCCTGCGCGCGGCGGTACTGGTGGCCTTCCTGACCCTGTGGCAGATCACCGCAGGACCGGTCATCGATATCACCTTCGTCAGCAAGCCCAGCCTGATCCTGGAACGGCTGGTGGACTGGATCGCTGACGGCACACTCTGGACACACACTTGGATCACCCTGCAGGAGATCCTTCTCGGGTTCTTCTTCGGAGCCCTTGCCGGCGCCCTGGTGGGATACCTGCTGGCCTCGTTCAACCTGCTCTACCAGGTGCTGGATCCGTTTATGCTCGCCCTGTATTCCATCCCCAAGGTTGCCCTGGCACCGCTGTTCATTGTGTGGTTCGGCATCGGCATGGACATGAAAGTGCTGCTGGCAGCCGCCACGGTATTCTTCCTCGTCTTCCTCAACACCGCCGCCGGGGTCCGCGAAGTGGACCGCGGCCTGATCGACGCAGTCCGGCTGATGGGCGGCAACCGCCGCCATGTCGCCTTCAAGGTCGTGCTCCCCTCCTCCATGACCGGTTTCCTTACCGGCTTGAAGGTAGCCATCCCGTACGCACTGATCGGTGCGGTCATCGGGGAGCTGGTCGCGTCCAACCAGGGACTCGGCTACCTGATCAACGCCTCCGCCGCCCAGTTCGACACTGCCGGCGTCTTCGCCACCCTGGTGGTGCTCACCATCGTTGCCACCATCCTGAACTCCGGCGTCGCCGTCCTCAGCAAGCGGATCAACCGCTGGAAGCCCCTGGACGAGCACTAACTCTTCCTCCACAGATTGGAACTCCAATGCTTGAAACGGTTACCCCCTCCAGACGCAGCATGCTCAAGTCGATGCTCGTCCTTCCCGCCATCGCCGCCGTCCCCGCACTCGCCTCCTGCGCCAACAACGCCGGCAGCTCCGATCCGGGAGTGCTGAATGTGGGCCAGATCAGCGACTCGATCGCGTTTTTCCCCCTGTTCGTAGCCGAGCAGGAGGGCTTCTTCACTGCCGAAGGAGTCACCATGGGAGAACGCCCCCGGCTCGGAACAGGTGCCAAGGTGGCCGCCGCCCTGAAATCGGGCAGCATCGATCTCGGCGCCGGCGTCATCACCGA
This genomic stretch from Arthrobacter sp. zg-Y1110 harbors:
- a CDS encoding ABC transporter ATP-binding protein, producing the protein MSSLLEISGLSKQFERDDTATVALRDFDLSIEEGTFVSILGRSGCGKSTMLNLLSGLTRPSSGTVHYQGSVLNGPNVDIGYLTQSDTLMPWRDVVRNVEMPLEIRGESKEKRREVAQSLIAKVGLTGFENHYPRELSGGMRRRASLARMLAGAPKTLLMDEPFGALDAQLRNELQEELLRLWQGSGQTVVFVTHDIEEALLLGDRVVVLGQLGRILLDEPINIPRPRSVDETRIDPTFVALHKKLAAALKEGSTA
- a CDS encoding ABC transporter permease, with amino-acid sequence MSAASAAEPALPAATAPGTGRVPPLAAGSGPVKEDLNRTWWDKFGHSTIVWGLRAAVLVAFLTLWQITAGPVIDITFVSKPSLILERLVDWIADGTLWTHTWITLQEILLGFFFGALAGALVGYLLASFNLLYQVLDPFMLALYSIPKVALAPLFIVWFGIGMDMKVLLAAATVFFLVFLNTAAGVREVDRGLIDAVRLMGGNRRHVAFKVVLPSSMTGFLTGLKVAIPYALIGAVIGELVASNQGLGYLINASAAQFDTAGVFATLVVLTIVATILNSGVAVLSKRINRWKPLDEH
- a CDS encoding GtrA family protein, with protein sequence MAETSKVRAIVRRLGSFSAVGAVAFVVDVGLFNILSATLVPDSPIAAKTISVLAATTVSWLGSRYVTFRKLRTRSIRSETLLFALTNLVGLLISTGCLFISHYVLDFRSTFADNISGNVVGIALGNIFRYFAYRYVVFNGPSDRAGQTEPENTRSA
- a CDS encoding DUF6282 family protein, yielding MSDHHQPSARARDLVRDAYDVHVHIAPDVMRRRIDDIDLAARFAELGMAGFVLKSHYTPTAERAAVVRKVHPGVDVLGAITLNASVGGLNPIAVEIAARGGAQFVWLPTVDSSNQRSCLSEEPEGATPPMWAQLQEDLRAAGMAAPAVEVESGGGLVPEARQVLELIAKHDMTLATGHLHADESGSLIPAAVELGVRRMVITHPEFTSQRMLLDQQRELAEQGALLERCLTTPLTGKVSWDLWFSNIRHAGPENSVISSDLGQPFNPPVEDGLAIAADLLLAQDFTEEEVRLMTVHNSRWLAGADPLPDAPSHHRGKVQAA